In Promicromonospora sp. Populi, one genomic interval encodes:
- a CDS encoding RNA polymerase sigma factor produces MNPDPIPTPLDGADDRIVAGRAADGDVTAFAVLVRRYTPMMRAYTRRILNASADVDDVVQEAFVTAWQRLPELEDPAKVKSWLMRVVSRKAMDRIRARRPQVSVDDVEPPAPAQTLPSRVAESHAGVDALGAALQTLPHAERECWVLREAGGYSYDEIAEEMDVPVTTVRGLLARARKHIIVRMEEWR; encoded by the coding sequence CTGAACCCCGACCCCATCCCGACCCCGCTCGACGGCGCGGACGACCGGATAGTCGCCGGCCGCGCCGCCGACGGGGACGTCACCGCGTTCGCGGTGCTCGTCCGTCGGTACACCCCGATGATGCGCGCCTACACACGCCGGATCCTGAACGCCAGCGCGGACGTGGACGACGTGGTGCAGGAGGCGTTCGTGACCGCCTGGCAGCGCCTGCCCGAGCTGGAGGACCCGGCGAAGGTGAAGAGCTGGCTCATGCGGGTCGTCAGCCGCAAGGCGATGGACCGCATCCGTGCGCGCCGCCCCCAGGTGAGCGTGGACGACGTCGAACCGCCTGCTCCCGCCCAGACCTTGCCATCGCGCGTGGCGGAGTCGCACGCCGGGGTCGACGCGCTCGGCGCGGCGCTCCAGACGCTTCCCCACGCGGAGCGGGAGTGCTGGGTGCTGCGCGAGGCGGGCGGCTACTCCTACGACGAGATCGCCGAGGAGATGGACGTTCCTGTGACGACCGTCAGGGGACTGCTCGCTCGCGCACGGAAGCACATCATCGTGCGGATGGAGGAATGGCGATGA
- a CDS encoding GlsB/YeaQ/YmgE family stress response membrane protein: MGFFSFLLLGLIAGAIAKLILPGKQAGGWFITLLLGVVGAFLGGWLGGLLFNADMDSFFSLSTWLLAIAGSIIVLLVYGAVTGRGRRNAH, translated from the coding sequence ATGGGTTTCTTCAGCTTCCTGCTGCTCGGCCTGATCGCCGGCGCCATCGCAAAGCTCATCCTTCCCGGCAAGCAGGCAGGAGGATGGTTCATCACCCTCCTGCTCGGCGTTGTCGGCGCCTTCCTCGGCGGCTGGCTGGGCGGGCTCCTCTTCAACGCGGACATGGACTCCTTCTTCTCCCTGTCCACCTGGCTGCTCGCGATCGCGGGATCCATCATCGTGCTGCTGGTCTACGGAGCCGTCACCGGTCGCGGGCGCAGGAACGCACACTGA
- a CDS encoding CsbD family protein, with protein sequence MSAADKVKNAAEKALGKAKEAVGDITDNDKLVAEGRADQAKAEVKDTVEDVKDAFKK encoded by the coding sequence ATGAGTGCAGCGGACAAGGTCAAGAACGCAGCGGAAAAGGCCCTCGGCAAGGCGAAGGAGGCCGTCGGAGACATTACCGACAACGACAAGCTTGTCGCCGAGGGCAGGGCCGACCAGGCCAAGGCCGAGGTCAAGGACACGGTCGAGGACGTCAAGGACGCATTCAAGAAGTAA
- a CDS encoding DUF2273 domain-containing protein → MTATTAGAAAGAVLALTWIVLGFWAFVLVAIAMLIGAAVGRVAEGRLDVRALADAFRGRRSSL, encoded by the coding sequence GTGACCGCCACGACCGCCGGTGCCGCCGCGGGCGCGGTGCTGGCCCTGACCTGGATAGTGCTCGGGTTCTGGGCGTTCGTCCTGGTGGCGATAGCGATGCTGATCGGTGCAGCCGTCGGACGCGTGGCCGAAGGACGGCTCGACGTCCGGGCACTCGCCGACGCCTTCCGCGGCAGGCGTTCGTCGCTATGA
- a CDS encoding Asp23/Gls24 family envelope stress response protein, with protein sequence MANVTGGTQPKAQTDVLGTPEGAGRTTIEDAVVAKIAGIAAREVSGVYALGGGAARVVGSIRDALNSTDLTQGISVEVGEKQVAVDVTIVAEYPVALQTVSDSVRAAIYRAMRDLVGMEVAEVNVTVNDVHLPTDDDQESEPQTGRVQ encoded by the coding sequence ATGGCGAACGTTACGGGCGGGACGCAGCCGAAGGCCCAGACAGATGTCTTGGGGACACCTGAGGGAGCAGGCCGGACCACCATCGAGGACGCCGTCGTAGCCAAGATCGCGGGGATCGCGGCCCGCGAGGTCAGCGGTGTGTACGCACTCGGTGGCGGCGCCGCACGCGTGGTCGGCTCCATCCGCGACGCGCTCAACTCGACCGACCTGACCCAGGGGATCAGCGTCGAGGTCGGGGAGAAGCAGGTGGCCGTCGACGTCACGATCGTGGCGGAGTACCCGGTCGCGCTGCAGACCGTGTCCGACAGCGTGCGCGCCGCGATCTACCGCGCGATGCGTGACCTGGTCGGCATGGAGGTCGCCGAGGTCAACGTGACCGTCAACGACGTGCACCTGCCTACCGACGACGACCAGGAGAGCGAACCGCAGACGGGCCGGGTCCAGTGA
- a CDS encoding PLP-dependent aminotransferase family protein gives MAVSQTNSGVEFLSAAGIDLLLELRGPGLRAALTDALRVAVRTGRLVPGARLPASRTLAGDLGIARSTVTESYAELVAEGWLTAQQGSGTRVADRPDPRTAVPSPARRPGPRRPPAQGLVPGAAQFAEFPRTMWVTAARRALTAAPHDAFGYGDPLGRMELRSALAEYLARVRGVDATPERIVISSGFHHGLGLLARALRTQGVRAMAVESYGLDLYRDLLIGVGLETPALRVDADGARTGDLSGLPGVGAVLLTPAHQFPTGVALSPERRAAALDWAHRTGGLVVEDDYDGEFRYDRQPIGALQGRDPARVAYFGTASKSLAPALRLAWMVLPEEWVPKVAAAKGPVDGVSVLDQLTLAELITSGDFDRHVRAIRQRYRRRRGQLVAALAERAPGVRVTGMAAGLQAVVELPAGTEARIVRRAARHGLLVGGLNEFRHEVPADGPDRRERDALVVNYSAVSDSAWPGALDTLCRIMPDGGAARAELKGEL, from the coding sequence ATGGCCGTTTCGCAGACCAATTCTGGAGTCGAGTTCCTCTCGGCGGCCGGGATCGACCTGCTCCTGGAGCTGCGCGGGCCCGGGCTGCGCGCCGCGCTCACCGACGCGCTCCGGGTGGCGGTACGCACGGGGCGGCTCGTGCCCGGCGCCCGCCTGCCGGCGTCGCGGACCCTGGCGGGAGACCTGGGGATCGCACGGAGCACCGTGACCGAGTCCTACGCCGAGCTTGTCGCCGAGGGCTGGCTCACCGCGCAGCAGGGCTCGGGTACCCGGGTGGCCGATCGGCCCGACCCCCGGACGGCCGTGCCGAGCCCGGCCCGGCGTCCCGGCCCGCGCCGGCCGCCTGCCCAGGGGCTGGTGCCGGGCGCCGCGCAGTTCGCCGAGTTTCCGCGGACCATGTGGGTCACCGCCGCACGGCGCGCGCTGACCGCGGCGCCGCACGACGCCTTCGGGTACGGCGACCCGCTGGGGCGGATGGAGCTGCGCTCCGCGCTGGCGGAGTACCTCGCGCGGGTGCGCGGGGTCGACGCCACACCGGAGCGGATAGTCATCAGCTCCGGGTTCCACCACGGGCTGGGCCTGCTGGCCCGTGCCCTCAGGACGCAGGGTGTGCGGGCCATGGCGGTCGAGTCCTACGGCCTCGATCTCTATCGTGACCTGCTGATCGGCGTCGGGCTGGAGACTCCCGCGCTGCGGGTCGACGCCGACGGCGCCCGGACGGGCGACCTATCGGGCTTGCCGGGCGTGGGCGCCGTGCTGCTGACGCCGGCGCACCAGTTCCCGACCGGTGTGGCGCTGTCGCCCGAGCGTCGCGCGGCGGCTCTCGACTGGGCGCACCGCACCGGCGGCCTGGTCGTGGAGGACGACTACGACGGGGAGTTCCGGTACGACCGGCAGCCCATCGGGGCGCTCCAGGGGCGGGATCCCGCGCGGGTCGCCTACTTCGGCACGGCGAGCAAGTCCCTGGCCCCGGCGCTCCGGCTGGCCTGGATGGTGCTGCCCGAGGAGTGGGTCCCGAAGGTCGCGGCGGCCAAGGGCCCCGTCGACGGCGTGAGCGTCCTCGACCAGCTGACCCTCGCCGAGCTCATCACCTCCGGCGACTTCGACCGGCACGTGCGCGCCATACGGCAGCGCTACCGACGGCGCCGCGGTCAGCTCGTCGCGGCCCTGGCCGAGCGCGCGCCCGGCGTCCGGGTGACGGGCATGGCCGCCGGCCTGCAGGCGGTCGTGGAGCTCCCGGCGGGGACCGAGGCGCGGATAGTCCGGCGGGCCGCCCGGCACGGCCTCCTGGTGGGCGGCCTCAACGAGTTCCGGCACGAGGTCCCGGCCGATGGCCCGGACCGGCGCGAGCGCGACGCGCTCGTCGTCAACTACTCCGCTGTGTCGGACAGTGCCTGGCCTGGTGCTTTGGATACCCTGTGCCGCATCATGCCCGACGGCGGTGCGGCCCGGGCGGAGCTTAAAGGGGAGCTGTGA